TTATCGACGAATTAGCACGTAGTTAGTTGAGTTGGTAAATTCGGAAAAACAAACACCTAATCACTTTGGTGGACCTTTACTTACCCGCCCCCTTCAATATTCCTCTTCCAGGACCTGCCCACTGGGCCAAGGACTACCCACAAGCGTCGGGACACCGCCAGTCGCCAGTGGACATCACACCCTCCAGCGCCAAGAAGGGCAGCGACCTGAAGGTAGCTCCGCTCAAGTGGAAGTATGTGCCGGAGCACACCAAGAGCCTGGTCAATCCTGGTAAGAAAATTCGAACTCACGTACTGCACTGCTTGAAATGCATTgtgttatttaaaaaattgtatatatttgcACTTATTCTACAGAAATATTTACCCttactattttttgtttccaggCTACTGCTGGCGCGTGGACGTGAACGGCGCCGAGTCCGAGCTGACTGGAGGTCCGCTGGGCGATCAGATCTTCAAGCTGGAGCagttccactgccactgggGCTGCACAGACTCCAAGGGATCCGAGCACACCGTCGATGGAGTGTCCTATGCCGGCGAGCTGCATCTGGTCCACTGGAACACCACCAAGTACAAGTCCTTTGGCGAAGCGGCTGCCGCTCCTGACGGCCTGGCAGTGCTGGGCGTGTTCCTCCAGGCTGGCAATCACCATGCCGAGCTGGACAAGGTGAGCAGCCTGCTGCAGTTCGTCCTGCACAAGGGCGACCGCGTCACGCTGCCCCAGGGCTGTGATCCCGGCCAGCTGCTGCCCGATGTGCACACCTACTGGACGTACGAGGGCTCCTTGACCACTCCACCGTGCTCGGAGTCGGTCATCTGGATCGTGTTCAAGACGCCCATCGAGGTGTCGGACGACCAGCTGAACGCCATGCGCAACCTCAACGCCTACGACGTGAAGGAGGAGTGCCCCTGCAACGAGTTCAACGGCAAGGTGATCAACAACTTCCGCCCTCCGCTGCCGCTGGGCAAGCGTGAGCTGCGCGAGATCGGGGGCCACTAATTTCGAAATATGAAAATTCGGAAATTCGGCCACCACTCCTTGGATAGTCAACGGATTCGAGTCGTATGATTAGCTGTTCGCACCCACACATCACATCCGTACGCCTCGAGCTGGACCGGCACATCCCACTGTTCAATTCTCGTCTTTAGTTCGTACGCCCAGCAAAGCATGCCTCCTATATGtgcatccgtatccgtattCGCATCAGTGGATGTCTAGCTGTAACCTTAATTGTAAATGTACGCctgttcgtttgtttgtttgttaaacGTTTGCAAAATGACAATTAGATTAATGTTATTATGGTattataaactaaatataacaCGCTTAGATGTTGCATATGATAAGCCACCTGCCTTTAAATTCAAGGGGAATAGTTCTTTTACATAAAAGAGTCCAATGTCATCTCGTCTCCAATGAAGACATTTCTAGCGACTTTGAGCACGGAGTTGTTAGATTATCAGCTAACAAGCTTCAAAAGAAATCCATTAAGATCAATATGATTGAAGGAGCTCATGGTGCAGACAAAGGTTAACTGCATTGTTCCCAACTTCTgcaacaaaatatgaaaatgtaaatgcttACGCACTCAAGTAACATCTTATCCTCGTTTCATTGGCATCAAGGGTCATTTATTTGGCATTGCAGTAAAGTCTAGCAACTCGTGCGGTTTTTTGGTCCATTGGCGAAAGTATTTCTCTTTCATTTCCCGCCAGGCAAACTTATAATCTATGGCCAAGTCCTTACAGGAAGCATATGTAATACGCTCAAGGTCGGAAAGCGGTTGATCAAACTTATCGCTTAGCTTGGGATTGAGCTTAAGTAACTCTAGAAATGTGAGGAACAGCAGGTACTTGCTGATTGCCAAGGCAGCTTGAGGAGTGTTCATCTTTTTCTTGGTAACTCCTTGCCGCTTTCCATTCACGGAAATTTCATAGTGCctgtgtataaaaaatatatatattgtttgtgCTGAAAGTGTCTATTTCTAAGAGCACTTGCCTTAATTCTTCAGGGACTTGGGACCAAATCAAACCATTGGGGGAGGGCTGCCAGTCAGAGCGTTGCGAAAACTGGAATCTTATGCCAGGATCGATGCGTATCCGTGGTTTTTGAGGCTGAAACCGCGTGTGCTTGAATGATCTACAATCCCAACGTTTGAAGATGGCACGTTCCAAAGCTTCCAGCTGCGCATCGTCACAGCAAAAGTTCAAGCTGCTAAAGTAGATGGGTTTGGAGATTAAGGCATCCAGTAGGGCCCCCTGCACGCCTAGGACATTCCATCGGGCTATCTTATCACTGCAGGACATGGACAGAGTGCGCTCTCCACGTCCTGGTTTCGTGCGCAGAGCTCCCGGCGTCTGCAGCATTGGATCATCACTGAGGTCACTTATAAGCTTGGCACCCGTATAAACCATATCGGAATCCTCATCCAGTCGCTGGCGTTTGGCCTGTCCCCCTGGTTGTGCTTCTTCCAGGATGCAGGCATCTCCGCAAGGCGTTTGTGTGCTCAGAAAGTGGAACTCCACGTGCTCATCCAAGTCGTAGGTACTTAGTGtgctgttccaatggaagaTCCTATCCTGCCTGAGCTCCTGGTATAGAAAGCGCAGAAAGCCGCGACGTGCCAGCACCTCGGCATGGGAATCATTTAGGATGAGGCCGTTGCCACAAAGTTTAGATTCTCCAATGCACTTGGTTCCGCATCCAAGGGACACTAATTGACATGTTTCCGTTTGCCGGTTGAACTCCACGATTCCCGCCAAAACGGTCCATTGATTGGCTGTGGGCTTTCCTGTTTTCGGCAAGGACTCGAATTTCTTGAAACAAAGTTCGGCTATTTCCTTAACCGTCGGTTTGTTGTTATCACACATTCTGTTTATATTCTCAATGTGCGAACCGATAAGTTTGGTAATCGAATAGAGTATTCGATTGGCGAATTGCATTGTTTACCTTTTAATGGCACACTTTGGTCAcactgtttatttatttatttgcggtGTTTCGTGAAATTGGGAATTAGTTAAATTTTGTTACCTTTTCGAGTCCAGTACCCACAAAAAACCATGCCCAAAGTAGTGTCGCGCAGTATCGTCTGCTCCGATACGAAGGATCAGGAGGAGTACAATGAGGAAAAGCCGCTTAACATTTACTACTGTTTGTGCAACAAGATGGCTCTGATTCTGGGTAAGATTACCGAAGTCCATTAATTGAAAGGCCAGTCCTTAATGGTAGCCTATTTTACAGACTGCACACTAGACCAGTTGCCGCTTCGGGAGGTGGACAACGCCCGTGTGATAAACGCCAACGACCATGCCAACAAACTCACCTACAATCCCACACCAAGGATGGTCTACATCAAGCGAAAGAGCAGGGGCAATGGGATAGAGAAGCAGTATCGCTACAAGGTGAGCAGCTGACCTCCACAACCCTTACAGCTCACCAAACGTTTTCCATTATCCTCCAGTGCCGAAGCTGCAATCTGCCACTATACTATCGCCACAGTCCCGACTCCCACGTAACCTTCGTCATGTTTAATGCCCTCATCCGCAACAAGGGCGAGAGTCCTCTCACCCAGCTCCTGAATTCGGAGACCCAGGGCAGTGCCAAAGCACCGGCTGCCAA
This genomic stretch from Drosophila teissieri strain GT53w chromosome 2L, Prin_Dtei_1.1, whole genome shotgun sequence harbors:
- the LOC122625510 gene encoding carbonic anhydrase, with the protein product MSHHWGYTEENGPAHWAKDYPQASGHRQSPVDITPSSAKKGSDLKVAPLKWKYVPEHTKSLVNPGYCWRVDVNGAESELTGGPLGDQIFKLEQFHCHWGCTDSKGSEHTVDGVSYAGELHLVHWNTTKYKSFGEAAAAPDGLAVLGVFLQAGNHHAELDKVSSLLQFVLHKGDRVTLPQGCDPGQLLPDVHTYWTYEGSLTTPPCSESVIWIVFKTPIEVSDDQLNAMRNLNAYDVKEECPCNEFNGKVINNFRPPLPLGKRELREIGGH
- the LOC122625502 gene encoding tRNA-specific adenosine deaminase 1; its protein translation is MCDNNKPTVKEIAELCFKKFESLPKTGKPTANQWTVLAGIVEFNRQTETCQLVSLGCGTKCIGESKLCGNGLILNDSHAEVLARRGFLRFLYQELRQDRIFHWNSTLSTYDLDEHVEFHFLSTQTPCGDACILEEAQPGGQAKRQRLDEDSDMVYTGAKLISDLSDDPMLQTPGALRTKPGRGERTLSMSCSDKIARWNVLGVQGALLDALISKPIYFSSLNFCCDDAQLEALERAIFKRWDCRSFKHTRFQPQKPRIRIDPGIRFQFSQRSDWQPSPNGLIWSQVPEELRHYEISVNGKRQGVTKKKMNTPQAALAISKYLLFLTFLELLKLNPKLSDKFDQPLSDLERITYASCKDLAIDYKFAWREMKEKYFRQWTKKPHELLDFTAMPNK
- the LOC122625868 gene encoding STING ER exit protein: MPKVVSRSIVCSDTKDQEEYNEEKPLNIYYCLCNKMALILDCTLDQLPLREVDNARVINANDHANKLTYNPTPRMVYIKRKSRGNGIEKQYRYKCRSCNLPLYYRHSPDSHVTFVMFNALIRNKGESPLTQLLNSETQGSAKAPAAKPASSAGPDDSGIVDATGKKVMVTRHTKNMGKFSSVTVSTIDEEEDEIEAREIADSYANNARIIEKQLQRKGGKLSDVGIKGKTEDAPPPQKKQRGTLLER